In the Labeo rohita strain BAU-BD-2019 unplaced genomic scaffold, IGBB_LRoh.1.0 scaffold_1366, whole genome shotgun sequence genome, TGGTTGTGGAAAAGATGAGCTTTGAGATATTTCCTCAAAGTTGTGGATGATTATTAAACACTCAGTGCTTTTTAGTACTTACCCTTGTGTCAGTGATGAATTATCCACCCATTGCATTGTGCCTTCTTGGTTTATATCAGTCAAACCAATCCACACCCTCTCACCATTAGCATTGAGAACTGACGTTATGAAATGCTGTGTGCATAAAAAAACTGAGTAAGTGATTGCTCTCATGCATAAATGGATACTTACAGATATTTACCTGTTTCACTTCAGTCTTGATTGTGACCAGATCGGCACCTTGATCCTTGCAGTACTGCCTGCTCTCAGACCAGCTCTTCGAAACACTGGACATGAAAAACCAACCTGAGCTCAACTGAAATGCTAACAGaaacacactttttaaaaactgtacacgtaaaagaaaaataggaaA is a window encoding:
- the LOC127158156 gene encoding CD209 antigen-like, encoding MSSVSKSWSESRQYCKDQGADLVTIKTEVKQHFITSVLNANGERVWIGLTDINQEGTMQWVDNSSLTQGFWRKDQPDDYKGNEDCVELVSSVAALINWNDIPCSDT